A single Anabrus simplex isolate iqAnaSimp1 chromosome 10, ASM4041472v1, whole genome shotgun sequence DNA region contains:
- the LOC136882204 gene encoding cuticle protein 18.7, protein MKFLVVLCAVIAVSQAGYLAGGLAAYGAPGLVAGAYGAHGVVAAPAAVAAPGLLAGAYGVHGLLAGAYGAPGLLAGHAAIAAPAVAYAAPHVVPAAAHPASTLSAGGPAGYTALSPAGTPIETPAVQAGRVIDAVAHVNAKAAHIYGK, encoded by the exons ATGAAGTTCTTG GTCGTCCTCTGCGCCGTCATCGCCGTTAGCCAGGCTGGCTACCTCGCAGGAGGTCTCGCCGCCTATGGTGCTCCAGGTCTGGTCGCTGGCGCCTACGGTGCTCATGGAGTAGTCGCCGCACCTGCCGCCGTCGCTGCTCCAGGACTCCTCGCCGGTGCCTACGGTGTTCACGGACTTCTTGCCGGTGCCTACGGTGCTCCCGGACTTCTCGCCGGACACGCTGCCATCGCCGCTCCCGCTGTAGCCTACGCCGCCCCCCATGTTGTCCCCGCTGCCGCTCACCCCGCCTCCACACTCAGTGCTGGCGGTCCCGCCGGATACACCGCTCTGTCCCCCGCTGGTACCCCCATCGAGACCCCCGCTGTCCAGGCTGGACGTGTCATCGACGCCGTTGCTCACGTCAACGCCAAGGCTGCTCATATCTACGGCAAATAG